From Bradyrhizobium symbiodeficiens, the proteins below share one genomic window:
- a CDS encoding transglutaminase family protein translates to MIYDIRHVTTYEYESAVSFARCTLRLEPKSGGGQELISHKVEIRPRPSERNVRRDFFGTLTESIVIEAAHRNLRIDSRSRVSVSRKPPARDAVSPSWESIRDIAFEATSLGPSSPVGYVFASPLVPVLRPVSAYAAASFAPGAGILKGAVDLMHRIRTEFRYDPKATVISTPLNEVFDKRHGVCQDFAHVMIAGLRGLGLPAAYVSGYLRTIPPAGQPRLQGADATHAWVSLWCGAELGWIDFDPTNDVLVGNDHIVLAVGRDFSDVSPVDGIIVGSPKQKLGVAVDVLLVE, encoded by the coding sequence GTGATCTACGACATCAGGCACGTCACCACCTACGAATATGAGAGTGCGGTCAGCTTCGCCCGATGCACGCTGCGGCTCGAGCCGAAAAGCGGCGGCGGCCAGGAGCTGATCTCGCACAAGGTCGAGATCCGTCCGCGGCCGTCCGAGCGCAACGTGCGCCGCGACTTCTTCGGCACGCTGACGGAGAGCATCGTGATCGAGGCCGCGCATCGCAATTTGCGCATCGATTCGCGTTCGCGTGTCTCGGTGTCGCGCAAGCCGCCGGCGCGCGACGCCGTCAGCCCGTCCTGGGAGAGCATCCGCGACATCGCCTTCGAGGCCACCAGCCTTGGGCCGTCCTCGCCTGTCGGTTATGTCTTCGCGAGCCCGCTCGTGCCGGTGCTGCGTCCGGTCAGCGCCTATGCGGCGGCGAGCTTTGCACCGGGCGCGGGTATCCTCAAGGGCGCGGTCGATCTCATGCATCGCATCCGCACCGAGTTTCGCTACGATCCCAAGGCGACGGTGATCTCGACGCCGCTCAACGAGGTCTTCGATAAGCGACACGGCGTCTGCCAGGACTTTGCCCATGTGATGATCGCAGGGCTGCGCGGGCTCGGCCTGCCGGCGGCCTATGTCAGCGGCTATCTGCGCACGATTCCGCCGGCTGGCCAGCCGCGTTTGCAAGGCGCGGATGCCACCCATGCCTGGGTGTCGCTGTGGTGCGGGGCGGAGCTTGGCTGGATCGATTTCGACCCGACCAACGATGTGCTGGTCGGCAACGACCATATCGTGCTTGCGGTCGGGCGCGACTTCTCCGACGTCTCGCCGGTCGACGGCATCATCGTCGGCTCGCCGAAGCAGAAGCTCGGCGTCGCCGTCGACGTGCTGCTGGTGGAGTAG
- a CDS encoding LysR family transcriptional regulator, with translation MELEDLRTFVEVADAGGVSSAARRLGLAKSIISRRLFRLEDELGSQLLSRNTRGAVLTEAGVSFREHAVRICSEIDAAREELSPDGDLRGLLRVAGPASFGQHFAPAIAAFAAQHPLLQVHTRYSDRYVDLVAEGFDCGIRVGYLPDSNLVARRIGSFSVSLYASPQYLAAQSAPEKPEDVVGHQAVMIGTESWKFSEGRKTITVNPQGRFKSDSALAIAEAIAAGVGIGALPDVIAATYAEAGRITPIMTRYQLPEVGIFLVRSPGQHLARKVRAFIELLVNRFARAA, from the coding sequence ATGGAATTGGAAGACCTTCGGACCTTCGTGGAAGTCGCAGACGCCGGCGGCGTCTCGTCCGCTGCGCGTCGGCTCGGCTTGGCCAAGTCGATCATCAGCCGCCGGCTATTCCGCCTCGAGGACGAACTCGGCAGCCAGCTTCTGTCCCGCAATACGCGGGGCGCCGTTCTGACCGAAGCCGGGGTATCGTTCCGCGAGCATGCGGTCCGGATCTGCAGCGAAATCGACGCGGCACGCGAGGAACTCTCGCCGGACGGCGACCTCAGGGGGCTCTTGCGCGTGGCGGGACCGGCATCGTTCGGCCAGCACTTCGCACCTGCGATAGCAGCGTTCGCCGCGCAACATCCGCTCTTGCAGGTCCACACCCGTTACAGCGACCGCTACGTCGACCTGGTGGCCGAGGGCTTCGATTGCGGGATCCGCGTTGGCTACCTTCCGGATTCCAATCTGGTTGCACGCCGCATCGGCTCATTCTCCGTCAGCCTGTACGCGAGCCCGCAGTACCTCGCCGCGCAGAGCGCTCCGGAGAAGCCGGAAGACGTGGTCGGCCACCAGGCCGTCATGATCGGCACCGAGAGCTGGAAGTTCTCCGAAGGCAGGAAGACGATCACGGTCAACCCGCAAGGCCGATTCAAGTCGGACAGCGCGCTAGCCATTGCGGAAGCAATTGCGGCCGGCGTAGGGATCGGCGCGCTACCCGATGTTATCGCTGCCACCTATGCCGAGGCAGGCAGAATCACGCCAATCATGACCCGGTACCAATTGCCCGAGGTGGGCATCTTCCTTGTACGTTCGCCCGGACAACATCTCGCGCGCAAGGTCAGGGCTTTCATCGAGTTGCTCGTCAATCGGTTCGCTAGAGCGGCGTAG
- a CDS encoding ABC transporter substrate-binding protein encodes MLKSIIAAAALSLAAGSALAQTKTEIVMQYPYPELFTETHKRIAEEFAKVHPEIKVTMRAPYESYEDATQKVLREAVTNQMPDVSFQGLNRIRVLVDKNIPAELGGYIAAEKDFDKQGFHQAMYDIGTAGGKVYALPFAISLPIVYVNLDLVKQAGGDVDHLPKSWDELIALARKIKALGNDTNGVTYAWDITGNWLWQAPVFARGGTMLNADETKVAFDGPEGKFAINMIARLVNEGGMPNLDQPSMRAAFAAGKTGFHITSTSDLNKVTQMTGGKFALKTIPFPDVASPNGRLPAGGNVVLILAKDKAKRDAAWEAVKFWTGAKGAAIMAETTGYMPPNKVANDVYLKDFYVKNPNNYTAVGQLPLLTKWYAFPGDNGLKITDVIKDHLNSIISGARAKEPEAVLADMTADVQKLLPKTTGAAR; translated from the coding sequence ATGCTGAAGTCCATCATCGCCGCGGCGGCTCTGTCGCTCGCGGCCGGCTCTGCGCTCGCGCAGACCAAGACCGAGATCGTGATGCAGTATCCCTATCCGGAGCTGTTCACCGAGACCCACAAGCGCATCGCCGAGGAGTTTGCCAAGGTGCACCCGGAGATCAAGGTCACCATGCGCGCGCCTTACGAATCTTACGAGGACGCCACCCAGAAGGTGTTGCGCGAAGCCGTCACCAATCAGATGCCCGACGTGTCGTTCCAAGGACTGAACCGCATCCGCGTTCTGGTCGACAAGAACATCCCGGCCGAGCTCGGCGGCTACATCGCCGCCGAAAAGGATTTCGACAAGCAGGGCTTCCACCAGGCGATGTATGACATCGGCACCGCCGGCGGCAAGGTCTACGCCCTCCCGTTCGCGATCTCGCTGCCGATCGTCTACGTCAATCTCGACCTCGTGAAACAGGCAGGCGGCGACGTGGACCATCTGCCCAAGAGCTGGGACGAACTGATCGCGCTCGCCAGGAAGATCAAGGCGCTCGGCAACGACACCAACGGCGTCACCTATGCCTGGGACATCACCGGCAATTGGCTGTGGCAAGCCCCGGTCTTCGCGCGCGGCGGCACCATGCTCAATGCCGACGAGACCAAGGTCGCCTTCGACGGACCGGAAGGCAAGTTCGCCATCAACATGATCGCGCGGCTCGTCAACGAGGGCGGCATGCCCAATCTCGACCAGCCGTCGATGCGCGCGGCGTTCGCGGCCGGCAAGACCGGCTTCCACATCACTTCGACTTCGGACCTCAACAAGGTCACGCAGATGACCGGCGGCAAGTTCGCGTTGAAGACGATTCCATTCCCGGACGTGGCCTCCCCGAACGGCAGGTTGCCGGCCGGCGGCAATGTCGTGCTGATCCTCGCCAAGGACAAGGCCAAGCGCGACGCGGCCTGGGAAGCGGTGAAGTTCTGGACCGGCGCCAAGGGCGCCGCGATCATGGCGGAGACCACCGGCTACATGCCGCCCAACAAGGTCGCCAACGATGTCTATCTGAAGGACTTCTACGTCAAGAACCCCAACAACTACACCGCGGTCGGCCAGCTCCCGCTGCTCACCAAATGGTACGCCTTCCCCGGCGACAACGGCCTGAAGATCACCGACGTGATCAAGGATCACCTCAACTCGATCATCTCGGGCGCCCGCGCCAAGGAGCCCGAAGCCGTTCTCGCCGACATGACGGCGGATGTGCAGAAGCTGCTGCCGAAGACCACCGGCGCCGCACGCTGA
- a CDS encoding isochorismatase family protein yields the protein MSYDRLTADNTAVLFVDHQTGLANGVQTQSPPEFINNVKALVTIAQIYKLPAVVTTSAHDGPNGPIMPVVEHGLPNAAIVHRPGQINAFDNEDFAAAVKKTGRKKLLIAGISTEVCVAFAALSAKHLGYDVYAVLDASGTWSKLVEDAAVARMVQAGIVPITWVAVGAELLGSWASPTGEAHAQLMGDHLPFSANNMAGYLSAKGASR from the coding sequence ATGTCGTACGATCGCCTGACTGCAGACAACACCGCCGTCCTCTTCGTCGACCACCAGACCGGCCTCGCGAACGGTGTGCAGACCCAGAGCCCGCCCGAATTCATCAACAACGTGAAGGCGCTCGTCACCATCGCGCAGATCTACAAGCTGCCGGCGGTCGTCACCACCAGCGCCCACGACGGCCCGAACGGCCCTATCATGCCGGTCGTCGAACACGGCCTGCCGAACGCAGCGATTGTACACCGTCCCGGCCAGATCAACGCTTTCGACAACGAGGACTTCGCCGCGGCCGTGAAGAAGACGGGGCGCAAGAAGCTTCTGATCGCGGGCATCTCGACGGAGGTCTGCGTCGCCTTCGCCGCCCTGTCTGCGAAGCACCTCGGTTACGACGTCTACGCCGTGCTCGACGCCTCCGGCACCTGGAGCAAGCTCGTCGAGGACGCTGCGGTCGCCCGCATGGTGCAAGCCGGCATCGTGCCGATCACCTGGGTCGCGGTCGGCGCCGAACTCCTCGGCTCCTGGGCGTCGCCGACCGGCGAGGCGCACGCCCAATTGATGGGCGACCACCTGCCATTTTCAGCTAACAACATGGCGGGATACCTCTCCGCAAAAGGGGCGTCGCGTTGA
- a CDS encoding phosphodiesterase, whose protein sequence is MKLLHLSDIHMTAPGSTIGGRDPRANFERALAHAMKDHHDAELMVITGDLSDWGDAADYHWLKQRLDEYPLPVRLCIGNHDRRAAFLSVFPDLADENGFVQGIHDTAAGRCLFLDTAHPDTHAGRYCDDRLGWLEARLAEHDGPFLLFMHHNPMPVHLAPFDQIRLLDDAPFRRLVGRNRSRIRHVFFGHCHLPLAGSVAGVPVSSLRGTNHASYPLFSETRLLSASDLPQSYGVVFFGEDYVTVHMVEYGYDGPIRIEGSPDYQAWNRETMVR, encoded by the coding sequence ATGAAGCTGCTGCACTTGAGCGACATTCACATGACCGCGCCCGGCTCGACCATCGGCGGGCGCGATCCGCGCGCCAATTTCGAGCGGGCGCTGGCGCATGCCATGAAGGATCACCACGACGCCGAGTTGATGGTGATCACCGGCGATCTCTCGGATTGGGGCGACGCCGCCGACTATCACTGGCTCAAGCAGCGCCTCGACGAATATCCGCTGCCGGTCCGGCTCTGCATCGGCAACCATGACCGACGTGCCGCATTCCTGAGCGTCTTCCCCGATCTCGCCGACGAGAACGGCTTCGTCCAGGGCATCCACGACACCGCCGCCGGCCGCTGCCTGTTCCTCGACACCGCGCATCCGGACACGCATGCCGGCCGCTATTGCGACGATCGCCTCGGCTGGCTCGAGGCACGGCTTGCCGAGCATGACGGGCCGTTCCTGCTGTTCATGCACCACAACCCGATGCCGGTGCATCTCGCCCCCTTCGACCAGATTCGCCTGCTCGACGACGCACCGTTCCGGCGTCTCGTCGGCCGCAACCGGTCAAGGATCCGTCACGTTTTCTTCGGGCATTGTCACTTGCCTCTGGCCGGTTCGGTTGCGGGCGTTCCCGTCTCATCGCTGCGCGGCACCAACCATGCAAGCTATCCGCTGTTCTCCGAGACCAGGCTGCTGAGCGCGTCCGACCTGCCGCAATCCTATGGCGTGGTGTTTTTCGGCGAAGACTATGTGACCGTGCACATGGTGGAATACGGCTACGACGGTCCGATCCGCATCGAAGGTTCGCCCGACTATCAGGCCTGGAATCGCGAGACCATGGTGCGGTGA
- a CDS encoding pirin family protein codes for MKTIKMKRGIRRGDPGRGFSLEILYPGLTFGEDDSGIGAMGRIDRARIHPGHTIAMHPHRDDEILTYVRVGSMLHKDTVGHREEIRPARLMMMNAGHLPT; via the coding sequence ATGAAGACGATCAAGATGAAGCGCGGGATCAGGCGCGGCGACCCGGGCCGAGGTTTCTCCCTGGAGATCCTGTACCCTGGCCTGACCTTCGGTGAGGATGACAGCGGGATCGGCGCGATGGGCCGCATCGACCGCGCACGCATTCATCCCGGCCACACCATCGCAATGCATCCCCATCGCGACGATGAGATCCTGACCTACGTTCGAGTCGGATCGATGCTCCACAAGGACACTGTCGGCCACCGCGAGGAAATCCGGCCGGCTCGCTTGATGATGATGAACGCCGGGCACCTTCCAACATGA
- a CDS encoding circularly permuted type 2 ATP-grasp protein, whose product MAEGAAEQDKAGKAQGPREGQRRLAQWIRDYRRLPGIPDEFLGADGVPRPVWNRFFDAFGALATDEVERRFGMADRHLREAGVTYRAPGDSADRPWSLSHLPLLIDEADWKQLSAGITQRAELLERVLRDIYGEGRLVAEGALPAGAIAGSPEYLRPVCGVPPPGGRYLSLYAADVGRGPDGRWWVLGDRTQAPSGAGYALENRLVLSRAFSDLYKSMNVPRVAPFFEAFRDSLRARADRDEPRIGVLTPGSFSETYFEHATLARYLGFLLVEGDDLAVSDNRIHIRTVAGLKRLDVLLRRVDSNSLDPLELDASSHLGVPGLIDVLRKDGVVVANMPGSGVLEARALLGFLPALSRRLLGEELKMPHIATWWCGQKSARDEVLSRLDEVAIEGAYRRGVPGFDSNGPVLASELDAAGRQRLVDAIGARGMDYVGQEVVRLSTMPVWEHGQLTPRPFVLRVFAAATPDGWAIMPGGFCRIAEQADARAVSMGDGARAADVWVVSEKKVPTATLLPATDKVRIRRIAGVLPSRAADNLFWLGRYLERAEATLRLVRAVGSPSGPNKGTAASLQSAERIQRLLVAWGAISQASRATPGRIAAEALQSTEQPGSALSLVRAAQRTATSLRERLSPDAWQVITEMADRLSYEVEDDDSVLSAAELTLQELASFAGLAQENMNRAAGWRFLDVGRRAERAINTARFARQFAYDEAGDEDLDILLTLVDSQITYRSRYLLAPILAPVRDLAVLDPYNPRSVAFQVTTLNEHIAALPSLKEHGLIEQPQRLAVTVQAMLATADAEKLEVKTLFALEQDLLSLADAIGLHYFPHGTNASRPEKLTGLA is encoded by the coding sequence GCGCGAAGGCCAGCGCCGGCTTGCGCAATGGATCCGCGACTATCGCCGCCTGCCCGGCATTCCCGACGAATTCCTCGGCGCCGACGGCGTCCCGCGACCGGTCTGGAACCGCTTTTTCGATGCCTTCGGCGCGCTTGCGACTGATGAGGTCGAGCGGCGCTTCGGCATGGCCGACCGCCACCTCCGCGAGGCCGGCGTCACCTACCGGGCCCCCGGCGACAGCGCCGACCGGCCCTGGTCGCTCAGCCATCTGCCGCTCCTGATCGACGAGGCCGACTGGAAGCAGCTCTCCGCCGGCATTACCCAGCGCGCCGAGCTGCTCGAGCGCGTGCTGCGCGACATCTATGGCGAGGGGCGGCTGGTCGCCGAAGGCGCGCTGCCCGCGGGCGCGATCGCCGGCAGCCCCGAATATCTCCGTCCCGTCTGCGGCGTGCCGCCGCCGGGCGGGCGCTATCTCTCGCTCTATGCCGCCGACGTCGGGCGCGGGCCTGATGGCCGCTGGTGGGTGCTCGGCGACCGCACGCAGGCGCCGTCGGGCGCGGGCTATGCGCTGGAAAACCGCCTCGTGCTGTCGCGCGCCTTCTCCGACCTCTACAAGTCGATGAACGTGCCGCGCGTCGCGCCGTTCTTCGAGGCATTCCGCGACAGTCTTCGCGCGCGCGCCGACCGCGACGAGCCGCGCATCGGCGTGCTCACCCCCGGCAGTTTCAGCGAGACCTATTTCGAGCATGCGACGCTGGCGCGCTATCTCGGCTTCCTGCTGGTCGAGGGCGACGATCTCGCGGTCAGCGACAATCGCATCCACATTCGCACGGTCGCGGGGCTGAAGCGGCTCGACGTGCTGCTGCGCCGTGTCGATTCCAATTCGCTCGATCCGCTCGAGCTCGATGCGTCCTCGCATCTCGGCGTGCCCGGCCTGATCGACGTGCTGCGCAAGGATGGTGTCGTCGTCGCCAACATGCCGGGCTCGGGCGTGCTGGAGGCGAGGGCGCTGCTCGGCTTCCTGCCGGCGCTCAGCCGCCGCCTGCTCGGCGAAGAGCTGAAGATGCCGCACATCGCGACCTGGTGGTGCGGTCAGAAATCCGCGCGTGACGAGGTGTTGTCGCGGCTCGACGAGGTCGCGATCGAAGGCGCCTACCGGCGCGGCGTGCCCGGCTTTGACAGCAACGGTCCGGTGCTTGCCAGCGAGCTCGACGCCGCCGGGCGTCAGCGCCTGGTCGATGCCATCGGCGCGCGCGGCATGGATTATGTCGGCCAGGAGGTGGTGCGTCTCTCCACCATGCCGGTGTGGGAGCACGGGCAGCTCACGCCGCGTCCCTTCGTGCTGCGCGTGTTTGCCGCCGCAACGCCGGACGGCTGGGCCATCATGCCCGGCGGCTTCTGCCGGATTGCCGAGCAGGCGGATGCGCGCGCCGTGTCGATGGGCGACGGTGCGCGCGCCGCCGACGTCTGGGTGGTCTCGGAGAAGAAGGTCCCGACCGCGACGCTGCTGCCGGCGACCGACAAGGTGCGGATCCGCCGCATCGCCGGCGTGCTGCCGAGCCGCGCGGCCGACAATCTGTTCTGGCTCGGCCGCTATCTCGAGCGCGCCGAGGCGACGCTGCGGCTGGTGCGGGCGGTGGGCTCGCCGAGCGGCCCCAACAAGGGCACCGCGGCCTCACTGCAATCGGCCGAACGAATCCAGCGCCTGCTGGTAGCCTGGGGCGCGATCTCGCAAGCCTCGCGCGCGACGCCCGGGCGCATCGCCGCCGAAGCGTTGCAGAGCACGGAGCAGCCGGGCTCGGCGTTGTCGCTGGTGCGTGCGGCACAGCGCACGGCGACCTCCTTGCGCGAGCGGCTGTCGCCCGATGCCTGGCAGGTCATCACCGAAATGGCCGACCGGCTCTCCTACGAGGTCGAAGACGACGACAGCGTGCTGAGCGCGGCCGAGCTGACCTTGCAGGAGCTTGCGAGCTTTGCGGGTCTTGCGCAGGAAAACATGAATCGCGCCGCCGGCTGGCGCTTCCTCGATGTCGGCCGCCGCGCCGAGCGTGCCATCAACACCGCGCGCTTCGCCCGGCAGTTCGCCTATGACGAGGCCGGCGACGAGGATCTCGACATCCTGCTGACCCTGGTGGATTCGCAGATCACCTATCGCTCGCGCTATCTGCTGGCGCCGATCCTGGCGCCGGTGCGCGACCTCGCGGTGCTCGATCCCTACAATCCGCGTTCGGTGGCGTTCCAGGTGACGACGCTGAACGAGCATATCGCGGCATTGCCCAGCCTGAAGGAGCATGGCCTGATCGAGCAGCCGCAGCGGCTTGCGGTGACGGTTCAGGCGATGCTGGCCACCGCGGATGCCGAGAAACTCGAAGTCAAGACCCTGTTCGCGCTGGAGCAGGATCTGCTCAGCCTCGCCGACGCGATCGGGCTGCATTACTTCCCGCACGGCACCAATGCCAGCCGGCCGGAAAAGCTGACGGGGCTGGCGTGA